Proteins co-encoded in one Jeotgalibacillus malaysiensis genomic window:
- a CDS encoding glutamine amidotransferase subunit PdxT produces MTTIGVLGLQGAVREHVRSIEAGGAKAVVVKKAEQLTEIDGLILPGGESTTMRRLIDVYDLMEPLRAFAASGKPMFGTCAGLILLAGEIVGYDEPHLGVMDVVVERNSFGRQKESFEADLSITGVEGDPYTAVFIRAPHIVSAGPDTEVLATHNDRIVLARHGQFLGCSFHPELTDDHRLTEYFIKMVESPAVVI; encoded by the coding sequence ATGACAACAATTGGTGTTTTAGGATTACAGGGAGCGGTTCGCGAACATGTCCGTTCAATCGAAGCAGGCGGTGCCAAAGCGGTTGTCGTGAAGAAAGCAGAACAGCTTACAGAAATCGACGGATTAATTTTACCAGGCGGAGAAAGCACAACCATGCGCCGCCTGATTGATGTATATGATTTGATGGAGCCGCTGAGAGCATTTGCTGCTTCAGGCAAGCCGATGTTTGGCACATGTGCCGGGTTGATCCTGCTTGCAGGAGAAATTGTCGGGTACGATGAACCGCATCTTGGTGTGATGGATGTAGTCGTTGAGCGAAATTCATTCGGCCGTCAAAAGGAAAGCTTTGAAGCAGACCTTTCGATTACAGGCGTTGAAGGAGATCCTTATACTGCAGTTTTCATCCGTGCGCCGCACATCGTATCAGCAGGTCCTGATACAGAAGTGCTCGCCACACACAACGACCGGATCGTACTTGCACGCCACGGACAATTCCTTGGCTGCTCATTCCATCCGGAGCTGACAGATGACCACCGTTTAACTGAGTATTTCATTAAAATGGTTGAGTCACCAGCAGTCGTCATTTAA
- a CDS encoding seryl-tRNA synthase, giving the protein MLDLKRLRNNFEEIKEKMAKRGEDLKDFDQFQALDQERRELITKTEEKKSRRNEVSQEIAQMKREKKNADAVIAEMRGLGDEIKQIDERLREVEEKLETLLLSIPNVPHDSVPIGDTEDDNVEIRNWGKIRDFDFEAKPHWDVATDLEMLDFERAAKVTGSRFVFYKGAGARLERALINFMMDLHQDQHGYTEMLPPYLVNRASMTGTGQLPKFEEDAFRIEKEDFFLVPTSEVPVTNYHRDEILKIDELPKAYVAYSANFRSEAGSAGRDTRGLIRQHQFNKVELVRFAKPEESYETLEKLTGHAEKVLQLLELPYRVMSMCTADLGFTAAKKYDIEVWIPSYGTYREISSCSNFEDFQARRANIRFRREPNAKPEHVHTLNGSGLAIGRTVAAILENYQQEDGSVVVPEILQPYMGGKKVISK; this is encoded by the coding sequence ATGTTAGATTTAAAAAGATTGCGTAACAACTTTGAAGAAATAAAAGAAAAGATGGCGAAGCGCGGGGAGGACCTGAAGGATTTTGATCAGTTCCAGGCACTGGATCAAGAACGCCGTGAGCTGATTACGAAGACAGAAGAGAAGAAGAGCCGCCGTAATGAAGTATCACAGGAAATTGCGCAGATGAAGCGTGAGAAGAAGAATGCGGATGCCGTGATTGCTGAAATGCGTGGACTTGGTGATGAGATCAAGCAAATTGACGAGCGTCTGCGTGAAGTGGAAGAGAAGCTCGAAACGCTGCTGCTGTCTATTCCAAACGTACCGCATGACAGTGTGCCGATTGGCGATACTGAGGATGATAACGTGGAAATCCGCAACTGGGGTAAGATCCGCGACTTCGATTTTGAAGCAAAGCCGCACTGGGACGTGGCAACTGACCTTGAGATGCTTGATTTTGAACGTGCTGCAAAGGTAACAGGCAGCCGCTTCGTCTTTTATAAAGGCGCAGGTGCACGCCTTGAACGTGCGCTGATCAACTTCATGATGGACCTTCATCAGGATCAGCATGGCTACACTGAAATGCTGCCGCCATACCTTGTAAACCGTGCAAGTATGACAGGTACAGGTCAGCTGCCGAAGTTTGAAGAGGATGCTTTCCGTATCGAGAAGGAGGACTTCTTCCTTGTACCAACGTCTGAAGTACCTGTCACAAACTATCATCGTGACGAGATTCTAAAAATTGATGAGCTGCCAAAAGCGTATGTGGCTTACAGCGCGAACTTCCGCTCTGAAGCTGGCTCTGCCGGCCGTGATACACGCGGACTGATCCGTCAGCACCAGTTCAACAAAGTCGAGCTTGTCCGTTTTGCGAAACCTGAAGAGTCTTACGAAACGCTTGAAAAACTGACTGGCCACGCTGAAAAAGTACTTCAGCTGCTTGAGCTTCCATATCGCGTGATGAGCATGTGTACAGCAGATCTTGGCTTCACAGCTGCGAAGAAATACGATATCGAAGTATGGATCCCAAGCTACGGCACCTACCGTGAGATCTCTTCTTGCAGTAACTTTGAAGACTTCCAGGCGCGCCGTGCAAACATCCGCTTCCGCCGCGAGCCAAATGCAAAGCCTGAGCACGTACACACGCTAAACGGCAGTGGTCTTGCCATCGGCCGTACAGTCGCTGCGATTTTAGAGAACTATCAGCAGGAAGACGGCAGCGTTGTCGTACCTGAAATACTGCAGCCTTATATGGGTGGTAAGAAAGTGATTTCTAAATAA
- a CDS encoding deoxyadenosine kinase, with the protein MNARERFGIPNDAVITIAGTVGVGKSTMTQKLAEHLQFRTSFEKVEANPYLDKFYKDFEKWSFHLQVYFLAERFKEQKRMFEYGGGFIQDRSIYEDTGIFAKMHYEKGTMSPVDYETYTSLFEAMVMTPYFPHPSLLVYLEGSIDDIVTRIQARGRPMEQETPLAYWEEMHGRYENWIDSFNACPVLRLNINDYDLVKDPDSIDPILEKIGSFIQQTSLLKK; encoded by the coding sequence ATGAACGCACGTGAACGATTCGGCATCCCGAACGATGCTGTCATTACAATCGCAGGAACAGTCGGCGTCGGAAAATCAACGATGACCCAAAAGCTCGCTGAACACCTACAGTTCAGAACATCTTTTGAAAAAGTTGAAGCGAACCCGTACCTTGATAAATTCTATAAAGATTTTGAAAAGTGGAGCTTCCATCTGCAGGTTTATTTCCTCGCAGAACGCTTCAAGGAGCAAAAGCGTATGTTCGAATACGGCGGCGGCTTTATTCAGGACCGCTCAATCTATGAAGATACAGGCATTTTTGCAAAAATGCATTATGAAAAAGGCACGATGTCACCGGTTGACTATGAAACGTATACAAGCCTGTTTGAAGCAATGGTTATGACGCCATACTTCCCACACCCGAGTCTGCTTGTTTACCTGGAAGGATCGATTGATGATATCGTGACGCGCATTCAGGCGAGAGGCCGCCCGATGGAGCAGGAAACACCGCTTGCTTACTGGGAAGAGATGCACGGACGCTATGAGAACTGGATTGATTCGTTTAACGCATGCCCTGTTTTGCGCCTGAATATTAATGATTATGATCTTGTGAAGGATCCGGATTCGATTGATCCGATTCTTGAGAAGATCGGTTCTTTTATTCAGCAGACTTCTCTTTTGAAGAAGTAA
- a CDS encoding UMP/CMP kinase → MTTIPFVTVEGPIGVGKTSLAKAISEHFDFHLLKEIVDENPFLDKFYSNIDEWSFQTEMFFLCNRYKQLSDIQRHYLSAHKPVAADYHIFKNIIFAKRTLRPEEYDKYLEVYRILTADMPKPNVVIYLHASLETLLKRVKLRGREFERDMSPLYLEQLSADYDEFIHHFEKTHPEIPVLRINGDDIDFVNYEQDLGLVLQKVEESLLKRSTTL, encoded by the coding sequence ATGACGACCATTCCGTTTGTGACTGTGGAAGGGCCGATTGGCGTCGGAAAGACGTCTCTTGCAAAAGCCATTTCCGAACACTTTGATTTTCATTTATTAAAAGAGATTGTCGATGAGAATCCTTTTTTAGATAAATTCTACTCAAACATTGATGAGTGGAGCTTCCAGACAGAGATGTTCTTTCTCTGCAACCGCTATAAACAGCTGAGCGATATTCAGCGTCACTATCTGTCAGCACATAAGCCTGTCGCTGCAGATTACCACATTTTCAAAAATATCATTTTCGCCAAACGTACGCTGCGTCCCGAGGAGTACGATAAGTACCTTGAAGTGTACCGCATTTTAACGGCTGATATGCCAAAGCCGAATGTCGTTATCTACCTTCATGCAAGCCTTGAGACATTACTAAAGCGCGTAAAGCTGCGCGGACGTGAATTTGAACGAGATATGAGCCCGCTATATTTAGAGCAGCTCTCAGCAGATTATGATGAATTCATTCATCACTTCGAAAAAACGCATCCGGAAATTCCCGTGCTGCGGATCAACGGTGACGACATTGATTTCGTCAACTACGAGCAAGACCTCGGACTAGTCCTTCAAAAGGTCGAAGAATCATTACTTAAAAGGAGTACTACACTATGA
- a CDS encoding spore germination protein → MQIHVVQPGENLFTISALYSITPQQIADANQLPNPDQLVPGQAVIIPITGSFYFVQAGDSLYSIAQKAGITYQELASINGLSPEQPLAIGWRLYLPPKPKVSAEFNAYAEPFGGTVSENILLRTREAAPYLTYLAPFSFQAKRDGSLSTLPVEPFVQIAEANRNTLMMVITNLEEGGFNDELGRILLNDMTVQDNLLDNIETTAKQFGFRDIHFDFEYLRPEDEEAYTAFLAKAKERYAQEGWLVSAALAPKTRADQPGRWYEAHNYKAIGEIVDFVVIMTYEWGYSGGPAQAVSPIGPVRDVLEYALTEMPASKIMMGQNLYGYDWTLPFVQGTQARAISPQQAIEIAATQGVPIQYDTTTQAPFIEYTADGKDHIIWFEDARSIQAKFDLLKELNLRGMSYWKLGLSFPQNWLLLSDQFTPVKLR, encoded by the coding sequence ATGCAAATTCACGTCGTTCAACCGGGTGAGAACCTTTTTACAATCAGCGCCCTCTATTCCATTACGCCACAGCAGATTGCTGATGCCAATCAGTTGCCAAACCCGGATCAGCTCGTGCCCGGTCAGGCTGTTATTATTCCGATTACAGGGAGCTTTTACTTTGTACAGGCAGGTGACTCGCTTTACTCCATTGCTCAAAAAGCCGGCATCACCTATCAGGAGCTGGCTTCAATTAACGGACTGTCACCTGAGCAGCCGCTTGCGATTGGCTGGCGCCTTTATTTACCGCCAAAGCCGAAAGTATCTGCAGAATTCAATGCATATGCAGAGCCTTTTGGAGGGACGGTTTCTGAAAATATTTTGCTCCGCACCAGAGAAGCCGCTCCTTATTTGACCTACCTTGCCCCATTCAGTTTTCAGGCGAAGCGTGACGGCTCACTCAGCACGCTCCCGGTTGAACCGTTTGTGCAGATTGCAGAAGCGAACCGGAACACGCTGATGATGGTGATCACAAACCTTGAAGAAGGCGGATTTAATGATGAGCTCGGCCGGATTCTTTTAAATGATATGACGGTGCAGGATAATCTTTTGGATAATATAGAAACAACTGCTAAACAATTTGGATTCCGTGATATTCACTTCGATTTTGAGTACCTGCGCCCTGAGGATGAGGAGGCGTACACCGCATTTTTAGCAAAAGCAAAGGAGCGCTATGCACAGGAAGGCTGGCTCGTCTCAGCCGCACTTGCGCCGAAAACGCGGGCGGATCAGCCGGGGAGATGGTATGAGGCGCATAACTATAAAGCGATTGGTGAGATCGTGGACTTTGTTGTGATCATGACCTACGAATGGGGTTACAGCGGTGGACCCGCGCAGGCAGTTTCTCCGATCGGTCCGGTAAGAGATGTGCTTGAATATGCGCTCACTGAAATGCCTGCGAGTAAAATCATGATGGGGCAGAATTTGTACGGCTATGACTGGACGCTGCCATTTGTCCAGGGCACCCAGGCCCGTGCGATCAGCCCGCAGCAGGCGATTGAGATTGCCGCCACTCAAGGCGTGCCGATTCAATATGATACGACCACTCAGGCACCTTTTATTGAGTATACCGCTGACGGCAAGGACCATATCATCTGGTTTGAGGATGCGCGGTCGATCCAGGCAAAGTTCGATTTGTTAAAAGAACTGAACCTGCGAGGAATGAGCTACTGGAAGCTCGGCCTTTCTTTCCCGCAAAACTGGCTGCTCTTAAGTGATCAGTTCACCCCTGTAAAGCTCAGATAA
- a CDS encoding choline transporter, whose product MKSKKSPVLTISVGLALAFVLVGVLFTDQLNTGLATAQSFMFETFGWYYQLLVTGMFIFAVYLAFGRFGKVRLGPQDGKPEFSRPVWFSMLFSAGIGIGLFFYGVSEPIGHFSSPPYGEGGTPADAVSGVAYTWLHWGFHAWAIYALVALALALQQFRYNTPGLMSSTLYSVLGDRVKGPIGHTVDIIAVFATLFGVAASLGLGAQQVNSGLVFLFDAPYNFTIQLIIMLIITVIFVISASTGIHKGIKYLSTINISISFIFLVFIFITGPTLFMLNMFVSGLAEYLSIFIPMSLQVNPVNEQASSWTESWTIFYWAWWISWTPFVGMFIARISKGRTIREFIVGVILVPSFVMFIWFAFVGGTGIYYELYEGLEVSAQSLETALFYVLQELPFTTFMSFFTIIIVTIFFVTTADSATFVLGMQSTNGNLNPSTRIKVTWGVLFVSITAILLLVGGLQAFQTAIVISALPLSVIVIMMCVGLVKTLNKEVKGKKL is encoded by the coding sequence ATGAAATCGAAAAAGTCGCCGGTATTGACGATTTCAGTCGGACTCGCGCTCGCGTTTGTGCTTGTCGGTGTTTTATTTACCGATCAGCTCAATACGGGACTTGCGACGGCACAGTCATTTATGTTTGAGACGTTCGGGTGGTATTACCAGCTGCTTGTAACGGGTATGTTTATTTTTGCGGTATATCTTGCGTTTGGCCGCTTCGGTAAAGTCAGGCTCGGACCACAGGATGGAAAGCCTGAGTTCAGCAGACCGGTCTGGTTTTCAATGCTGTTTTCAGCAGGAATCGGAATTGGATTATTCTTTTACGGTGTATCCGAGCCGATCGGTCACTTTTCATCGCCGCCTTATGGGGAAGGCGGAACACCCGCTGATGCTGTGAGTGGTGTTGCCTACACTTGGCTGCACTGGGGCTTTCACGCATGGGCGATCTACGCACTTGTTGCACTTGCGCTTGCACTCCAGCAATTCCGCTACAATACTCCAGGGTTAATGAGTTCTACGCTTTATTCTGTATTAGGTGACAGGGTGAAAGGTCCAATTGGTCACACAGTTGATATTATCGCTGTTTTTGCCACACTGTTTGGCGTTGCAGCTTCCCTCGGACTTGGTGCCCAGCAGGTCAACTCAGGACTTGTCTTCTTATTCGATGCGCCTTACAACTTTACGATTCAGTTGATTATTATGCTGATCATCACAGTGATCTTCGTGATTTCAGCATCAACCGGAATTCATAAAGGAATCAAATACTTAAGTACGATTAATATATCCATTTCGTTTATATTTCTCGTTTTTATCTTTATCACTGGACCGACGCTGTTTATGCTGAATATGTTTGTGTCAGGTCTTGCTGAATACTTATCTATTTTTATCCCAATGTCACTACAGGTGAACCCTGTAAATGAACAGGCTTCAAGCTGGACAGAGAGCTGGACGATCTTTTACTGGGCATGGTGGATTTCATGGACACCATTTGTTGGTATGTTTATTGCCCGTATTTCAAAAGGTAGAACGATCCGTGAATTTATTGTCGGAGTTATTTTAGTACCTAGTTTTGTGATGTTTATCTGGTTTGCCTTTGTCGGCGGAACAGGGATTTATTATGAGTTGTATGAAGGGCTTGAAGTGTCTGCGCAATCTCTTGAAACTGCATTGTTTTATGTGCTGCAGGAGCTGCCGTTTACAACATTCATGTCATTTTTCACAATTATTATCGTAACCATCTTCTTTGTGACAACAGCTGACTCTGCCACATTTGTACTCGGTATGCAGTCTACAAACGGTAACCTGAACCCGTCTACAAGAATAAAAGTCACGTGGGGTGTATTGTTCGTGTCTATTACAGCGATTCTGCTGTTAGTCGGCGGGCTGCAGGCTTTCCAGACCGCGATCGTAATCAGTGCACTGCCATTGTCAGTCATTGTGATTATGATGTGTGTAGGGCTTGTGAAGACGTTAAATAAAGAAGTGAAGGGTAAAAAGTTATAG